In Deinococcus maricopensis DSM 21211, one genomic interval encodes:
- a CDS encoding vWA domain-containing protein translates to MRVTRYSRFEGELDQIESAELMQMIQEALLGQGLNDPYDPDPDARPSMDDLFDAILEALVERNMIPEELLAEAMNAEGDIRETTLGQQIERAIERLQQDGFIRREGEEGGQGGAGASGESRFQLTDKSVDFLGYNSLRELMGGLGRSSAGNHDTRDYASGIDVSGELKNYEFGDTLNLDTTATLSNVITKGFENASEDDLVIRQAEYSSSAATVVLLDCSHSMILYGEDRFTPAKQVALALAHLIRTSYPGDSLRFVLFHDSAEEVPLGRLAQAQIGPYHTNTAGGLRLAQQLLKRENKDMKQIVMITDGKPSALTLPDGRIYKNSYGLDPYVLGATLREVANCRRSGIQINTFMLARDAELIGFVRRVTEMTRGKAYFTTPYNIGQYVLMDYMQNKTKVVN, encoded by the coding sequence ATGCGCGTCACCCGTTACAGCCGTTTCGAGGGCGAACTCGACCAGATCGAAAGCGCCGAACTGATGCAGATGATTCAGGAAGCCCTGCTCGGCCAGGGCCTGAACGACCCGTACGACCCGGACCCGGACGCGCGCCCCAGCATGGACGACCTGTTCGACGCGATCCTCGAAGCGCTCGTCGAGCGCAACATGATCCCCGAAGAACTGCTCGCCGAAGCCATGAACGCCGAAGGAGACATCCGTGAGACGACCCTCGGGCAGCAGATCGAACGGGCCATCGAACGCCTCCAGCAGGACGGCTTCATCCGCCGCGAAGGCGAGGAAGGCGGGCAGGGCGGTGCCGGCGCGAGCGGCGAAAGCCGCTTCCAACTGACCGACAAGAGCGTCGACTTCCTCGGCTACAACAGCCTTCGGGAACTCATGGGCGGTCTGGGCCGCAGCAGCGCCGGCAACCACGACACCCGCGACTACGCCAGCGGCATCGACGTGAGCGGCGAACTGAAGAACTACGAGTTCGGCGATACCCTGAACCTCGACACCACCGCCACGCTCAGCAACGTCATCACCAAAGGTTTCGAGAACGCCAGCGAAGACGACCTGGTGATCCGGCAGGCGGAGTACAGCAGCAGCGCCGCGACGGTCGTGCTGCTGGACTGCTCGCACAGCATGATCCTGTACGGCGAGGACCGCTTCACGCCGGCGAAGCAGGTCGCGCTCGCGCTCGCGCACCTGATCCGCACCAGCTACCCCGGCGACAGCCTGCGCTTCGTGCTGTTCCACGACTCCGCCGAGGAAGTGCCGCTCGGGCGCCTCGCGCAGGCGCAGATCGGCCCGTACCACACGAACACGGCCGGAGGCCTGCGACTCGCGCAGCAGCTGCTGAAACGCGAGAACAAGGACATGAAGCAGATCGTCATGATCACCGACGGCAAACCATCGGCACTGACCCTGCCGGATGGACGCATCTACAAGAACAGTTACGGCCTGGACCCGTACGTGCTGGGCGCGACGCTGCGGGAAGTCGCGAACTGCCGCCGCAGCGGCATTCAGATCAACACGTTCATGCTCGCGCGCGACGCGGAACTGATCGGGTTCGTGCGGCGCGTGACCGAGATGACGCGCGGCAAAGCGTACTTCACGACGCCGTACAACATCGGGCAGTACGTGCTGATGGACTACATGCAGAACAAGACCAAGGTTGTGAACTGA
- a CDS encoding PadR family transcriptional regulator → MDHSDANLLKGHLDLLLLATLERDPKYGGQIIADIQAQTNGHFTLREGSLYPALHRLEKHGWIAGTFQTLPRGGSPVKVYHLTPTGQHALRDKREQYERFSAAVRGILGGPA, encoded by the coding sequence ATGGACCATAGCGACGCCAACCTCCTCAAAGGCCACCTCGACCTGCTGCTCCTCGCCACCCTCGAACGCGACCCCAAATACGGCGGCCAGATCATCGCCGACATCCAGGCGCAAACCAACGGCCACTTCACCCTCCGCGAAGGCAGCCTCTACCCCGCCCTGCACCGCCTCGAAAAACACGGCTGGATCGCCGGCACCTTCCAGACCCTCCCGCGCGGCGGCAGCCCCGTCAAGGTCTACCACCTCACCCCCACCGGCCAGCACGCCCTGCGCGACAAACGCGAACAGTACGAACGCTTCAGCGCCGCCGTGCGCGGCATCCTCGGAGGCCCCGCATGA